A stretch of Pseudomonadota bacterium DNA encodes these proteins:
- a CDS encoding isochorismatase family cysteine hydrolase, protein MIALLCVDLMNEYLDPKGLLSEETSQYVKKHDTLQRIARIQEHFREQGGLVIHVRTGFSDGYAELPETNSKIFKGIKDKGALLLDQWGTQIPEEIAAQKGEPVIRKHRVGPFDRTRLEIILRTKGVTDLYIVGGLSLGTVSMSAYEAHDMDFNVCVIEDGCYDRTDERHDLGMQVAAQVGEVKNFSDIAPRLIR, encoded by the coding sequence ATGATAGCACTTTTATGTGTTGATTTAATGAATGAATACCTTGATCCAAAAGGTCTTCTCAGTGAAGAAACTTCACAGTACGTGAAAAAACACGATACGCTTCAACGTATCGCGCGTATTCAAGAGCACTTCAGAGAGCAAGGTGGCCTTGTCATTCACGTACGTACAGGCTTTAGCGATGGTTACGCGGAACTTCCTGAGACGAACTCTAAAATTTTTAAAGGTATTAAAGATAAGGGCGCTCTTCTTCTTGACCAATGGGGTACTCAAATCCCTGAAGAAATCGCTGCACAAAAAGGCGAACCAGTAATCCGTAAACACCGCGTAGGCCCATTTGACCGTACACGCCTAGAGATCATCCTGCGCACAAAAGGCGTCACTGACCTTTACATTGTTGGTGGTCTGTCACTTGGTACAGTCTCTATGAGTGCTTACGAAGCCCATGACATGGACTTCAACGTATGCGTCATTGAAGACGGCTGTTACGACCGCACAGACGAGCGCCATGACCTAGGTATGCAGGTTGCTGCACAAGTGGGTGAAGTGAAGAACTTCTCTGACATTGCCCCTCGTCTTATCCGATAG